One part of the Polyangiaceae bacterium genome encodes these proteins:
- a CDS encoding SDR family NAD(P)-dependent oxidoreductase encodes MSLAAPLSGKVAVITGASAGIGLEITRQLWRGGATVVVGARRTSRLEALAEELGERVVPLPLDVSDRGSCAAFVNASLTQCGTPDILVNNAGLARGLATVVDGDETDWREMVEANVMGLMRITQGFLPGMIERGQGDLVQVSSVAGVQPYPKGAAYCATKAAVDAFSFALRRELLGTGLRQLVIQPGMVETEFSEVRFHGDTERAKQVYRGVQPLTPQDVADAVYFAVTRPPHVSIQTLLIMPTAQVTATETARAPELLDATAGSEREGVE; translated from the coding sequence ATGTCTTTGGCAGCCCCACTCAGCGGCAAAGTTGCCGTAATCACCGGAGCTTCTGCTGGAATCGGTCTGGAGATCACTCGCCAACTGTGGCGTGGGGGAGCGACCGTGGTGGTGGGCGCCCGTCGCACATCACGCCTCGAAGCGCTGGCCGAGGAGCTTGGCGAGCGAGTCGTACCGCTGCCACTGGACGTAAGTGACCGCGGGAGCTGCGCGGCATTCGTGAACGCGAGTCTCACGCAGTGCGGCACGCCGGACATCCTCGTCAACAATGCCGGGCTCGCTCGTGGGCTGGCGACTGTGGTCGATGGAGACGAGACCGACTGGCGGGAGATGGTCGAAGCGAACGTGATGGGCCTGATGCGCATCACTCAGGGGTTCCTCCCGGGGATGATTGAGCGAGGGCAGGGTGACCTCGTGCAGGTTAGCTCCGTGGCCGGTGTTCAGCCGTATCCCAAGGGTGCCGCTTATTGCGCGACGAAGGCTGCGGTGGACGCCTTCAGCTTTGCGCTTCGCCGGGAGCTCCTCGGCACCGGCCTTCGCCAGCTTGTGATCCAACCAGGAATGGTTGAGACAGAGTTCAGCGAAGTGCGTTTTCATGGGGATACGGAACGGGCGAAGCAGGTGTATCGCGGAGTCCAGCCGCTCACGCCGCAGGACGTTGCCGATGCCGTCTACTTCGCGGTAACGCGGCCACCCCATGTCTCGATTCAGACCCTGTTGATCATGCCGACCGCTCAGGTCACGGCAACCGAGACCGCGCGGGCCCCTGAACTCCTTGACGCCACGGCGGGTTCGGAGCGCGAGGGGGTTGAGTAG